cTTCCTCACTCATCTCTCACCatctcctctcccccaccaccTCTCGTCCGCATTTtcacctcccctctcccccaacACCTCTCTCACCCCAACGGCTAGCGACGGGAGCGGCCGGACACGCTCCTCGGCGTTGACAAGCCGGACTTGACGCACTTGGTGTTGGGGGGTGATCGCCTTGAGGATGGAGTAGTCGCGTATCTCGAACACGTGGTGCCCGCTCGACCTTACAGCGACGGCTgccgagccggagccggagccctCACCGGCGTAGCGACTGGTGGTGgcggacgatgacgacgacggcgacaatcACGACCACGCCGTGGCGTTCGGTCTAGCGGATGAGGAGTAGGCGCCCATGTACGTAACGTTCTCAAAGTGGGGAACGATCAGGgttttaaaattcgaaattactATTTCTGTCGGAGGCtttgaaatttcggaaattttgaatttttttggccgtaattatttgaaatttgaaatgaatttgaataaaatttgaccaaattcataaaaaattgcaaaaaaaagcaaaaatttCGGGCGAGATATAAACTTGCCGGTGGGGGGCGAAAtaaccgaaatttcggaaatttcgaaaCGAAATTCCAAACTCTGGGAACGGTCGATCAGTACAACTAGTTTTGTAGTAGAAAATCTTTCTCGCTGATGATATCTCGGCAAGTTAAGGATTTACTATTGTACTATTCAAGGTTCTCATGGCCGGCAGGATTAATTAGCAAGATTCCGTCTAGGTTTGTGGCCTCTCGAATCACCGATGATCGTTTCAGGTAGGCAGTTGGGAATGCAATGGGATggaccgcgcccgcgcccggaGAGAACTCGATGGGATTTGATGAGCTGGTCCAAGTGATGGGCTTTCGGCCCACAGTGCAGGCCGTCGTGTTTGGCACGAGAACAGTTGAGCCTTCAAGTTTCGGAGTACCAATTTTGGCCCTGATTGAAAAGTTTAAGATTACAAGGGTCTGTTTAGCacagctccacctccacctccacctctcctaTAACTCAAGTAAGCCAAAGAGTTTTAGCTTTACCTAGAATGGGAGTAGAGCTGGGTGAAAcgttctcacaaaataaactagagatgtGAAATTGTGGTTAGGCTGCTTCagaactccactccagacccaactcctggagttcAATTTAGGACTTGGAGCTCTGACAAACAAAATATGTTGGTTGATAgttagcttctgagaatctaaaAAAACATTGATTTCTAACTTCTGGCTTTTAGTTTATATTCTAGATTCTATAACTACATACTCTCATAATTCAAAATCTGGATGACAACCTGGACTCTTTGGGGgagctagagattatgtaagaaaCTGCAGCTGTTAGGAATTCCAACAAACGTAGTCTTGAACTGTTTGGGGGACTTGAAGATTCTGCGGAAAGTtgcagctgctagaagctcTCCCAAATAGGCCCTCTAACTCCCTTCAAATATAGGTCCGATCTGATTCATATTTCTCGATCCCCAAATATTAAAACTGGTGTAAAATAACTTTCTCGGTGGTTTTCACTGATGTGGCTTGTTGACCTAGTCCAACCGGCTAAGTCAGCATGTGGGACCCaaatgtcatcctctctctctccttcccttcttcctcctctctttctcccccttatctctctctctcccctttctctttcCAATTCGGGCCTTCCTCCCTGCTCGGCTCATCATGTTTCTCTTCTCCacactggtggtggtggtggcgactgGCAAGTCACGAGGGGCGAGGGGGTAGCGGCGGCTCGTGACGAgcactccccctcccccgctctctctatctctctcccaACCCAGGGCAGGCATGTCCCTGGGGCTTTGCGGCCAGCACGCCTGCATAGGACCCCCAATTTTCAGGGCCTCCTTGGCCCAAAACTCCAacactatatatgtatatagatgTAGCCCAATAAGTAATTTGGTAGCCCAATTAACCATGAAAATCTgttatttgtttcttcttttgtttaCGTTGTTCCGCCTTCGATCGCGGCATCGCACAGAAAACGAAATGAcgcctcgcctctctctctctctgttcgCATTTGGCACACTACCGCGGTGTCATCGCTAAGTCCTAAcgccatgtcgtcgtcgccgcctggAGGATAGAACTGAGAAACTGACGCCTGTCGCCTGTGACCCATCATCGGTGGGCCTACCTGCCTCTGcctgcctactccctccgtcccaaaaaaaaacaaacccaggtttccgtgtccaacgtttgaccgtccgtcttatttgaaaaaattataaaaaaattaaaaagataagtcacgcataaagtattaatcatgttttgtcatctaacaacaatgaaaatactaattataaaaaaatttcatataagacggacagtcaaacgttggcacgaaacctagggtttgccttttttttgggacggagggagtaagtcctTGCCGGCTGCAGCGCCTGACGGCCTGAGTGCCGACGCCCCTGTCCCCTATGCCTAGTCGGCTACTGGCTGGTCGCCTACTCTAATCAGCAATCTGGTAATGTAATCCTCTAATCCCTATTCTCTAATTTTAGTGTATCATGTATAGATTATTATGCTTTTAGGTTCATCTACTGTATACATTAAATCAATTTTTGTCTTTACATAGTTACATCCTGTATTTTAATTTTGAAGACATGTCTTGAACAAATCGGAATAGGAAATATGACTCCGACTATGAAAAGcgtaataagaaaaaaaaaagaatagaagaTCTAACTCAATCTCAGAGAGGGGCTATGTTTAGGTATATTACAAAAGAATCACAAGGTCCATCCGGTGATCAGACACTTGATAGTGATGTTGCCAATGAACCTAATGATGGTGAAACAGAGATAGAAACCACTGCTGACGATGTTCTTAGTGAGAGCACACATGAACAAGTGGAAAATCATGGTGATGGTGATAATGTTGATGACAGTAGTGTCCATGTCGATTTGGACAGTTCAGACACTGCTTTTCAGCCTGAAATTTTTGATCCAAGGTATTGGGATTCTCTTGATGCTAAACAACTTGACATTCTTGCTCAATTAGGTCCTAAAAGGGACTTATCAATTCAGAAAGGTCCTAAAGATAGATTGTTTAGGAGATCTGCATTATTATACACCAGAATCCTATCAAACAGAGAGAAGTATGATAGAGATTGGCTTGTTTATTCCAAGGAACTTGATAGAGTATTTTGTTTCTGTTGCAAATTATTTACAAAAGGAAGAGAGCATCGCTATCAAAGGTCAGTTAGCAAATGAGGGGTTCAATGACTGGTCACATTTGAGTTCTAGACTTAGAGAACATGAAACAAGTCCAAATCATGTTTCAAATATGACCAATTGGTATGAATTGTGTAATAGATTGCAGAAGGATCAAACTATTGATAAAGCTGCACAACGACAACTTGAGAAAGAAAAGGATCATTGGAGAAAGGTTTTGTTCAGAATTCTTGTAATTGTAAAATTCCTAGCTAAGCATAATTTAGCATTCCGTGGTTCTAAGAGCAAACTATATGAAGATAGCAATGGAAATTTCTTGGGCATGGTAGAAATGTTGGCTGAGTTTGACCCGGTTATTCAAGAACATATTCGGCGTATTACAAATGAGGAAACTCATGTTCATTATCTCGGACCTAGGATTCAAAATGAGTTGATACATTTGCTTGCTTGtgatgttaaggttgaaattatgaagaaaataaagagcCAAAATATTTCTCGGTCATACTAGATTGTACTCCACATGCAAGCCACCGAGAACAAATGTCTTTAATTATAAGATATGTTGATTTATCTTAAGGTAATGTTTCCATTGAGGAATCCTTCCTAGGTTTTTTGAATATAAATGATACAACTGGGCAAGGAATTTTTGATGTGCTAGAGAAATAACTAAAGGATCTTGATCTAGATATTGATGATATGAGAGGACAAGGCTATGACAATGGGTCAAATATGAAAGGAAAACATCAAGGGGTACAAAAGAATCTTTTGGATATAAATCCTAGAGCTTTCTATTCTTCTTGCTGTTGCCATAGCCTCAACTTGGCACTCTGTGATATGTCAAAGACTCGTGGTAAGGCTAAAGACCTTTTTGCAATCATACAACGGATCTATACTACTTTTGCTAATTCTACTAAGAAATGGCATATTCTAAAAGATAATATGACAGGATTGATTCTCAAGTCAGTGTCAACTACTCGGTGGGAGAGTCGTGTTGAAAGTGTAAAAGCTATTAGATTTCAATGTGCAAAGATATGTGAGGCTCTACTCCAAGTGTCTGAAAGTGATAATGAACCATTAACTAGTAGTGAAGCTAAAGGTTTGGCAAATAATGAACTTGGAGAGTATGAATTTTTGGTGACGATAGTTATTTGGTATGAAGTTTTATATGCAGTTAATTTAGTAAGTAAGAGCTTGCAAGGAAAGGATATGCTTATTGATGTTGCAGTTGAGAAAGTGCAGGGGCTAATTTCTTTCTTCAAAGGTTATAGACAAACTGGCTTCTTAAATGCATTGAAGATGTCTAAAGAAATTGCACTTGAATATTGGTACAACATTTCATAAAAAGCGTGAAATTAAAAGAAAGAGACATTTTGATGAGAACCGAGGTGAAGAAAGTGTTGCCTCACAAACTGCAGAGGATTCATTTAGAATCAACTATTTTATTCATGTTGTTGATCAAGCTATTTCCTCTCTCACCAAGAGATTTGAACAATATCAAGGTTATCAAAAGATTTTTGGCTTCTTGTTTACTTCTGACACATTGCTATCAAAGGATAGCAATGACTTGAAATCTTCCTGTGATCATCTCGAGGCTGCACTTAAAAAGGATGGAAAATTTGATATTGATGCTACTGAATTGCATGTCGAGTTGATTTTTCTCCAAAGTTTCATTCCCAAAGAAAAGTTGGGCCCTGGtgaaattttgaagtttttGAAGCGGCATGATTGTTTTCCCAATGCAACTATTGTATATAGAATTTTATTGACCATTCCTGTGACTATTGCATCGGCAGAATGGAGTTTTTCTAAATTGAAGCTATCGAAGTCATACTTGCGATCTACAATGTCACAAGAAAGACTTAATGGTTTGGCTATCATAGCACTTGAGGGTGGTATGCTGGGGAGAATCAATATGAAGCTATCATTGAAGATTTTATTTCAAGAAACACTAAAAGAATGTCGCTTTTCAAGTGAATATTATGCACAGGTATATTATTTTAGACCATTTTACATTGCTATGAAATATATTATGGAGTATAAATTATTGTCATATTATATCATCAATTAAGTTTTTatccttctttcttctttatGACTTCGCACATGGCCCCCAAATTTGACGGGACGGCCCTAACCGAGGGTGTAGCAGAATCGGGGACGACAGTTAGCGGCTTGGACGGCAGGGATGCAGCCTCGAAGTGGAGCGACCAAGGAGGAAAAGGTGAACGTGTCCCCGCCAGCCTTGAGGTGGATGACACTAGCCTTCCTAGATGGAGAGGCGGAGACAAGGCGGCAGTGACCTTGGTCTCCTCCTCACTGAGGCTCACGACAACAGGCTCTAGCACCGCCTGCTTTTACATCCCCCTCCCTGCCCGTTAGCCGTTGCCTTCTCCTCAACCTCCCTCCACCCAAGCATCGCGCTGGCCATTACTGGTGCCGCCAAAGCCAGaagtaggggtgggcagaaaaagaccgaaccgaaatgactgagaccgagaccgaaaaattcggtcaACACTTTCTACTAACCGAATTTAGTTCGAGCAATTCGGTTTTAGGGCTCAgttaaccgaattgaccgaaaaAACCGAAATATAGCATTGGCCCATTAGGCCCAATACCTCCTCAGCAAAACCAACCTTATCCACCCACAACCTTATCCAACCAACCACCACCAGTATCCTCCTCCATCCATCGAGccctccccatccccatcccctcctcccccgtgctggtgacgccgacggcgacggtggagctCCCGCAGTCTGTCACCTCTGCGCAGCTGCCCtgtgcgtcgtcgccgcctccggggCCCGCCGTGTGCGCCGCCTGgcccgcctccgccctccgccgcctccgcctccagcaccggcgccggtgccgcctccgcctccgcctcggcgtcgcctcCGTCTCTACTCTCCAGCGGCTGTGAAAAAAATTGGTCAGAtcaagaccgagaccgaatttattGGTCCTGagatttttttggatgaaattcggTCCTGAGTTTCCAAAGACCGAACTAACCGAATAAcgaaagaccgagaccgaattttttGGTCTGACCGAACGCCCACCCCTAGCCAGAAAACAagggattgagagagagagaggggtggaggagagaaagggggatggcatgtgggccccatatgatGACTCAATCGATTAGACTAAGTTAGCCAGTCACTTCAATgaaaaccaccctcaaaatcATTGAGGAGATTGTTTTATACCTATTTTAATGGTGGGGAGTCAAGATATGATTGAGTGACATGAATCAGATTGAACATATATTTAAGGAGTTGAAGTGGACTTACTCCCCAAGTTTCTTATGGTTGATGCAACAGCCGAGTCACTGGCCCAACAAGATTAGGGAAAAGGGATCACAAGAATACATTCTGATTTCTCAATTCCTCATCTTGTGACCATTAGTCCATTACACGTTACAGCTCTCATCGCCCCAATGAACCAACCATGCCTTTAGAAGAGAATCACTAGATTTCTTATCGGAAGTGATCCATCATTCCCGAACACCAATTGATTGTTATTTTTCAGGAGGAGAACAAGTATATATCCCTTGTTCTAGAAAACATTCAGAAGAAGCATGCCTCGTATCTTGGCAAAGGTGTTCGTCACcatgaaattaattaacaaactAATTACCCAGGAACGAAGAACTTGCTTGAGAAACTTCCACATGGAACACAGGAACAGAGCtagccattaattaattaactaattaattgcaTTGCGCTATACTAATTATACTTTTGGCTTGTTCAATGATCGTGCATGCTACGATAGGGACTGCTTCTACAGTACATGTCAACAAGCTGCTTTGCAATCATTCAACGCTTGCCTCTGCAGCTGGAATCTACCACTGCTACAATCAAAGTTGCTGTGTGTTGCAGCTCTGAAATAATCTGAATACATGTGCAGTCAATGCATCAACCAACTCCAAGACAAATAATGATACATGGGATCATGCACTTCCACTGCACTCTAATAATTCTCggtatatattgttaattaaTTCGATCAAGATTCGCATGTACACCCTGTTTCGTTTTGTTCAACCAATAACCAGGTTTTCAAGGCGGTATACTTCAGCAGTGTGCACGTTCGTTAGTTTTGATATGATTCGTGTAGAAACTGAATGCATGTGGAGAGAAGCTAGCTACGTTGACAGGTCACTTCACCGATCAGTGATCTGGATCGAGAATTAGATATTACTACGTGGATTGTGACGGTTAAAATGATACTCTTAAACCAATGGAGATagtaaatactccatccgtctaaaaaaatataaacaataggTTAAAAGACTATAGTGTCTAtcataaaattgaaaaaaaatgataagagaGATAATACGAGGAAGAAGTGTACATTAGGCTAAAACTACGGTTTTTTTCTcctaacagagggagtatctattTCTTCACCTATCCATCGTGTCAACCAATTACcactatttttcttttatagttttTTCACATAATTTCATTCTTAAACAATCATAATTTTTTACTGTACTTTCTTAATTTCCCTAAAAACCATCCTAGGACAAAGGGTTACTTAGATACCATGcaaaattgaattaaaaaacTTCGCCCAACGTAATACATTAAAATTCAACGTTGACGTTTTGAAGAAGGTAGATCTGGTCAGGGGCTTTGTTTCCTCTGTACTCCTACCCCCtaataattagttaattactaAGTCGGTTAAGTACCACTTTTGAAAGACAAGACGCAAAGTATCCGTGGTTGAGAGTTGAGACTTAGGATGAACAAAAATGACAAGTGGCTCTATGGCATGCGAGATTCTGGGCTGGTAGTAGTACTAAATATAAACCCCAGATGGGCTAATTTAACCCAGTCGGCAGCAACTGTGAAAACAAGTTTTCCACGAACTTACAGTTAGTAATTCATCTCCATGAAGTAGTAAATGCATTATATTCCAgtgatatatacttaaatacCATCTCTGTCCTATAttaagtgcagttttagcacTCAAAATTTTTCTCCTACAGTGTACATTTGTGGCattgaattgttaaaaaaaaaacctacattGAGATCAAAATGTGAAAGAGCatcataaaaaaactaaacatgaCGATACTGAGACgcaatatttgttaacgaggttttAGTTGAAGCCAACATCCCCACATCCTCGAAGCATTGATTATGGAAGCTCCTCTCTTGATATAGGCCGTTGACCAATCGACGAAGTGTCATGATCCTCGACCGGCTAGGCCGTTGACCAATCGTACCCGCACATATGCTACCGTCACCACACATTTATAACATGTGTGTGTATGTTTTAAAAGAGAGCAAGAATAGTGTTTGACTCTAATTTTATTAAACACATACTATCTCTAtcgtaaaatataataatttttagttacgaaaatagagaaataattaTGTTTGGGAAAGAGGGAGTATTATAACTCCAATTTATAAgttgtagtatatatatttgacaaaaactttACTAGGAATCAACAAGGTGGGCCCCAATTcatatgggatggaggtagcaCGTCCCAAaactagttaaaaaaaaactttagacgTAGCAAATAAGTCCtcacaaacaaaatatgagATGAAATTACATTTATCATCCGGCCAGAACTCAGTAAGAGATTCACACCGGGCTCTATTAGCTAGAGTATGGCTAACATTATTTTGATTTCGTTGAATCTTCGCGATGATCACTTCCCTATTCCCTGAAAACAATTCTCCAATGCCCGTGACGATGAATGCGAGCTCAGAGCGTCCTTGCACCGCAGACTCTACGAGGTTCTTCGCCACCAAGCACGATAATCTAACCGGTGCCAATGCCAATGCTCTTCATCCTACCTCAGTTTCGGTGGTCTTTTCTTCCTGtttgtattactccctccatcctaaaatataagggcaCCCgtaatggttatctataggctatctacaagagatccatgtcagcatattttccttcttagaagagattaaatgaagagagagagcaaagatatctactaacctggagatagtctataaagaaaaacgaggcaatggattagagagctatagatacccatgtagacatactattgaggtggtttactattaatctagtctattgttgagatgtacatattttatagagagcaccttattttaccattgtgggtgccctaagGCACAACTACTCCTAATACAAAGACCAAGAAAGAATTTAATCACCTCCTTGATTGAATCATATCTATATATTCAAGCAACGTGATTGAAATAATTAATGGTACATGAATTAAAACAAACCAAATTTAAAGAACCAAGAGATGATAAttaatgtatgcatgcatgcacgcacgccttatattatgagacagaaaaaagtggttgtgccttatattttgggatggagggagtagctctgTCAACCTCTGCTCGCTCCTGTAGATAATAACTAATTGCCTTCGGAGTTAATGTTGTTATCAATctagtttttcattttaatgAAGCCATTTAACCCTACCCCTGTAAGCATCTTTGAAGACTTGGACCgggccggcaaatccttgaGGATATGTCACCTACCACTAAAAGCACAATGTCATTAAATcttggaaaattcgctcccataaGAAGTCAAACCTAGGACCTCAGGTACTACTGAgcctcttgtaaccactaggctacatgccctttcacaaCGTGatttttgatcattcgtcttattaaaaagatTATATAAATATCATCTATTTGTTATGGTTTTTTATTATGAAAGAAACTATAgtcttaacttatacttttaaatatttacactaaatatttaactaatataataattaaatgtTACGTGAAAAGTTAACAGCGACGTGATAcgttaagagcaggtacaatagcaggctataagccagctataagcATACTTTAAAGatataaaggaagagagaagagagagaagagcagcgggctacagatttgtagccagctgcagcatggactACAAGACgtgatttgtagccagctgcagcatggactACAAGACGTAATATAAGTATGATAAGTgaaaccagatattaatagtatagtaagcatctattatatgaattggctattacgtTGTCTAGATGACTTAAAGTtagtagtggactatactattaaacttttcTATAAGCCGAATACCCGCGTCAACTCAAAATGAGTACGTGAGCTGACCCACACCCACCACTCCATCAGGCAGGCACCAGGCACCAGCCAGCGCCACctacccaccgccgccgcacgcgcacGGGCTTCCTCACGTTtgaccgccgccggccgacgtgaGGCCCACCTCGTGTCACGTTACTTCCGCCCCGTGGGCCCGGCCCAGCCCGGCCCGTCTCCACCGCTCGCTCGCACGCGCCTGCCTGACCCTGCCTGCCTGGCTCGTCTCCCGAGGAGGCTCTGAGGCAAAGTCAACCAGAGGGGTGGTTGCTCACGaattctctctcatttttccgGCCAATTAATTCTTTTATTCTTTTCCGGAGATTCACgaattgttttattttcttttctactCAGCTGGATGGGAGTGTTGGCACTGTGAcgaatgcttttttttttttggtcgagAAAGGGATTAATGATATTTGGACGGACGACATATGTCCACGGTTGATTGGAGGAGCCCTAGCTGGCTCCTTC
The sequence above is drawn from the Oryza glaberrima chromosome 10, OglaRS2, whole genome shotgun sequence genome and encodes:
- the LOC127785862 gene encoding uncharacterized protein LOC127785862, which codes for MFRYITKESQGPSGDQTLDSDVANEPNDGETEIETTADDVLSESTHEQVENHGDGDNVDDSSVHVDLDSSDTAFQPEIFDPRYWDSLDAKQLDILAQLGPKRDLSIQKGPKDRLFRRSALLYTRILSNREKYDRDWLVYSKELDRVFCFCCKLFTKGREHRYQRLQKDQTIDKAAQRQLEKEKDHWRKVLFRILVIVKFLAKHNLAFRGSKSKLYEDSNGNFLGMVEMLAEFDPVIQEHIRRITNEETHVHYLGPRIQNELIHLLACDVKVEIMKKIKSQNISRSY